A genomic stretch from Camelus dromedarius isolate mCamDro1 chromosome 10, mCamDro1.pat, whole genome shotgun sequence includes:
- the HEMGN gene encoding hemogen isoform X2 produces MDLEKDQSHLMIHQTPDPHQEEKHVPGNEETLREVIGTWHLRNREQLRKRKAEAQEKQTSQWQFGEKKHKRQRTGKRSERGRKRQQNTEMKVEPPSQLEKEVTEKAPIEKEAEPPGSETEALLLGALPQRVVPEKHFSEIGQESIIHQENSSEFQETAVQTHPSEIHQDMAESEDLSPKMCQEIAVFQDHPSKMCRDVAEPEDLSPKMCQEAAAALSSKTSEDMAVLEGCSPEAYPKPDVPEGYTLEMYQKRAEPEEHKSEPGQGIAETGGFIPKIQQEIAVPKELSTKTYQETAEPEDSSHKTYKEIAMPKAPSHETIQETPGSEEYSPETYQETPGSEDPVPDIYQETPGPEDLSTKTCKDKDVPKECFPEPYEETGGPQDEDPKAHQEEAKDASTFPQEMKEKPKAEEPEIPVFPNVPQEIQPENDIYSYVLF; encoded by the exons ATGGATTTGGAAAAGGACCAATCTCATCTGATGATTCATCAGACACCTGATCCTCATCAAGAAGAGAAGCATGTTCCAGGTAACGAAGAGACCTTAAGAG AAGTCATTGGAACTTGGCATTTGCGAAACAGAGAACAACTCAGAAAAAGGAAAGCTGAAGCACAAGAAAAGCAAACTTCACAATGGCAATTTGG agagaaaaaacacaagcggcagagaacaggaaaaagaagtgaaagaggcagaaagagacaACAGAATACAGAAATGAAGGTGGAGCCTCCATCACAACTAGAAAAGGAAGTGACGGAGAAAGCACCTATTGAGAAAGAAGCTGAGCCACCTGGGAGTGAGACTGAAGCTCTCCTTCTGGGAGCCCTGCCCCAGAGAGTTGTGCCtgagaaacatttttctgaaatagGTCAAGAAAGCATTATCCATCAGGAAAATTCTTCTGAGTTCCAAGAAACAGCAGTACAAACCCACCCTTCTGAAATACACCAAGATATGGCTGAATCTGAAGACCTCTCTCCCAAAATGTGCCAAGAAATAGCTGTATTTCAAGACCATCCTTCCAAAATGTGCCGTGATGTGGCTGAACCAGAAGACCTCTCTCCCAAAATGTGCCAGGAAGCTGCTGCAGCCCTTTCTTCTAAAACATCTGAAGACATGGCTGTCCTGGAAGGATGCTCTCCTGAAGCATACCCCAAACCAGATGTGCCTGAAGGCTACACTCTTGAAATGTACCAAAAAAGAGCTGAACCTGAGGAACACAAGTCTGAACCAGGTCAAGGAATAGCTGAAACTGGAGGCTTCATTCCTAAAATACAGCAGGAAATAGCTGTGCCCAAAGAGCTGTCTACAAAGACATACCAGGAAACAGCTGAGCCCGAAGACTCTTCTCATAAAACTTACAAAGAAATTGCTATGCCTAAAGCCCCCTCTCATGAAACAATCCAGGAAACACCTGGATCTGAAGAATATTCACCTGAAACCTACCAAGAAACACCTGGATCTGAAGACCCTGTACCTGATATATACCAAGAAACACCTGGGCCTGAAGACCTCTCTACTAAGACATGTAAAGATAAGGATGTGCCTAAAGAATGCTTTCCAGAGCCATATGAAGAAACAGGTGGGCCCCAAGACGAAGATCCTAAAGCACACCAGGAAGAAGCTAAGGATGCTTCTACTTTTCCTCAAG aaatgaaggaaaaaccCAAAGCAGAAGAACCAGAGATACCAGTGTTTCCAAATGTTCCTCAAGAGATTCAGCCAGAAAATGACATCTatagttatgttttgttttaa
- the HEMGN gene encoding hemogen isoform X1, which yields MSDTYYVFVEWLTHHNHRHHQRLCDRGTHHLDGRTQGKGTEQPGGVSKGFLWKSDQIARRYCSKMDLEKDQSHLMIHQTPDPHQEEKHVPEVIGTWHLRNREQLRKRKAEAQEKQTSQWQFGEKKHKRQRTGKRSERGRKRQQNTEMKVEPPSQLEKEVTEKAPIEKEAEPPGSETEALLLGALPQRVVPEKHFSEIGQESIIHQENSSEFQETAVQTHPSEIHQDMAESEDLSPKMCQEIAVFQDHPSKMCRDVAEPEDLSPKMCQEAAAALSSKTSEDMAVLEGCSPEAYPKPDVPEGYTLEMYQKRAEPEEHKSEPGQGIAETGGFIPKIQQEIAVPKELSTKTYQETAEPEDSSHKTYKEIAMPKAPSHETIQETPGSEEYSPETYQETPGSEDPVPDIYQETPGPEDLSTKTCKDKDVPKECFPEPYEETGGPQDEDPKAHQEEAKDASTFPQEMKEKPKAEEPEIPVFPNVPQEIQPENDIYSYVLF from the exons ATGTCAGATACCTACTATGTGTTTGTAGAGTGGCTAACACATCATAATCATCGTCATCATCAAAGGCTTTGTGACAGAGGCACTCACCATCTGGATGGGCGGACACAAGGGAAGGGCACTGAACAGCCAGGAGGTGTGAGTAAAG GCTTCTTGTGGAAGTCAGACCAAATAGCAAGAAGGTATTGCAGCAAGATGGATTTGGAAAAGGACCAATCTCATCTGATGATTCATCAGACACCTGATCCTCATCAAGAAGAGAAGCATGTTCCAG AAGTCATTGGAACTTGGCATTTGCGAAACAGAGAACAACTCAGAAAAAGGAAAGCTGAAGCACAAGAAAAGCAAACTTCACAATGGCAATTTGG agagaaaaaacacaagcggcagagaacaggaaaaagaagtgaaagaggcagaaagagacaACAGAATACAGAAATGAAGGTGGAGCCTCCATCACAACTAGAAAAGGAAGTGACGGAGAAAGCACCTATTGAGAAAGAAGCTGAGCCACCTGGGAGTGAGACTGAAGCTCTCCTTCTGGGAGCCCTGCCCCAGAGAGTTGTGCCtgagaaacatttttctgaaatagGTCAAGAAAGCATTATCCATCAGGAAAATTCTTCTGAGTTCCAAGAAACAGCAGTACAAACCCACCCTTCTGAAATACACCAAGATATGGCTGAATCTGAAGACCTCTCTCCCAAAATGTGCCAAGAAATAGCTGTATTTCAAGACCATCCTTCCAAAATGTGCCGTGATGTGGCTGAACCAGAAGACCTCTCTCCCAAAATGTGCCAGGAAGCTGCTGCAGCCCTTTCTTCTAAAACATCTGAAGACATGGCTGTCCTGGAAGGATGCTCTCCTGAAGCATACCCCAAACCAGATGTGCCTGAAGGCTACACTCTTGAAATGTACCAAAAAAGAGCTGAACCTGAGGAACACAAGTCTGAACCAGGTCAAGGAATAGCTGAAACTGGAGGCTTCATTCCTAAAATACAGCAGGAAATAGCTGTGCCCAAAGAGCTGTCTACAAAGACATACCAGGAAACAGCTGAGCCCGAAGACTCTTCTCATAAAACTTACAAAGAAATTGCTATGCCTAAAGCCCCCTCTCATGAAACAATCCAGGAAACACCTGGATCTGAAGAATATTCACCTGAAACCTACCAAGAAACACCTGGATCTGAAGACCCTGTACCTGATATATACCAAGAAACACCTGGGCCTGAAGACCTCTCTACTAAGACATGTAAAGATAAGGATGTGCCTAAAGAATGCTTTCCAGAGCCATATGAAGAAACAGGTGGGCCCCAAGACGAAGATCCTAAAGCACACCAGGAAGAAGCTAAGGATGCTTCTACTTTTCCTCAAG aaatgaaggaaaaaccCAAAGCAGAAGAACCAGAGATACCAGTGTTTCCAAATGTTCCTCAAGAGATTCAGCCAGAAAATGACATCTatagttatgttttgttttaa
- the HEMGN gene encoding hemogen isoform X3 — protein MDLEKDQSHLMIHQTPDPHQEEKHVPEVIGTWHLRNREQLRKRKAEAQEKQTSQWQFGEKKHKRQRTGKRSERGRKRQQNTEMKVEPPSQLEKEVTEKAPIEKEAEPPGSETEALLLGALPQRVVPEKHFSEIGQESIIHQENSSEFQETAVQTHPSEIHQDMAESEDLSPKMCQEIAVFQDHPSKMCRDVAEPEDLSPKMCQEAAAALSSKTSEDMAVLEGCSPEAYPKPDVPEGYTLEMYQKRAEPEEHKSEPGQGIAETGGFIPKIQQEIAVPKELSTKTYQETAEPEDSSHKTYKEIAMPKAPSHETIQETPGSEEYSPETYQETPGSEDPVPDIYQETPGPEDLSTKTCKDKDVPKECFPEPYEETGGPQDEDPKAHQEEAKDASTFPQEMKEKPKAEEPEIPVFPNVPQEIQPENDIYSYVLF, from the exons ATGGATTTGGAAAAGGACCAATCTCATCTGATGATTCATCAGACACCTGATCCTCATCAAGAAGAGAAGCATGTTCCAG AAGTCATTGGAACTTGGCATTTGCGAAACAGAGAACAACTCAGAAAAAGGAAAGCTGAAGCACAAGAAAAGCAAACTTCACAATGGCAATTTGG agagaaaaaacacaagcggcagagaacaggaaaaagaagtgaaagaggcagaaagagacaACAGAATACAGAAATGAAGGTGGAGCCTCCATCACAACTAGAAAAGGAAGTGACGGAGAAAGCACCTATTGAGAAAGAAGCTGAGCCACCTGGGAGTGAGACTGAAGCTCTCCTTCTGGGAGCCCTGCCCCAGAGAGTTGTGCCtgagaaacatttttctgaaatagGTCAAGAAAGCATTATCCATCAGGAAAATTCTTCTGAGTTCCAAGAAACAGCAGTACAAACCCACCCTTCTGAAATACACCAAGATATGGCTGAATCTGAAGACCTCTCTCCCAAAATGTGCCAAGAAATAGCTGTATTTCAAGACCATCCTTCCAAAATGTGCCGTGATGTGGCTGAACCAGAAGACCTCTCTCCCAAAATGTGCCAGGAAGCTGCTGCAGCCCTTTCTTCTAAAACATCTGAAGACATGGCTGTCCTGGAAGGATGCTCTCCTGAAGCATACCCCAAACCAGATGTGCCTGAAGGCTACACTCTTGAAATGTACCAAAAAAGAGCTGAACCTGAGGAACACAAGTCTGAACCAGGTCAAGGAATAGCTGAAACTGGAGGCTTCATTCCTAAAATACAGCAGGAAATAGCTGTGCCCAAAGAGCTGTCTACAAAGACATACCAGGAAACAGCTGAGCCCGAAGACTCTTCTCATAAAACTTACAAAGAAATTGCTATGCCTAAAGCCCCCTCTCATGAAACAATCCAGGAAACACCTGGATCTGAAGAATATTCACCTGAAACCTACCAAGAAACACCTGGATCTGAAGACCCTGTACCTGATATATACCAAGAAACACCTGGGCCTGAAGACCTCTCTACTAAGACATGTAAAGATAAGGATGTGCCTAAAGAATGCTTTCCAGAGCCATATGAAGAAACAGGTGGGCCCCAAGACGAAGATCCTAAAGCACACCAGGAAGAAGCTAAGGATGCTTCTACTTTTCCTCAAG aaatgaaggaaaaaccCAAAGCAGAAGAACCAGAGATACCAGTGTTTCCAAATGTTCCTCAAGAGATTCAGCCAGAAAATGACATCTatagttatgttttgttttaa